GATGAAGGAGCAGGGGATCGGCGGATCGATCGTCGTCGTGGCAACCAAGAACCTGTTGGCCCCCGGAAAAGACTTCGGCGCCTACTCCGCCTCCAAAGCGGCGCAGGCGCAGCTCGCCCGGATCATGGCAATCGAGAACGCGTCGGCCGGCATTCGGGTGAACATGGTCAACCCCGATGGGGTTTTCGAGAATTCCGGCCTCTGGTCGAAAGAGGTGCGGGAGGAGCGGGCGCGCGCCCACGGCATCCCGGTGGAGCAGGTCGAGGATTTTTACGCCAAGCGAAACCTGCTGCAGACCAAGATCACCGCCCGCGACGTCGCCGAATCGGTCCTCTTCCTCGCCTCCGACCGCGCCGCCAAAACGACCGGCGCGATGATTCCGGTGGATGGGGGGGTACGAGAGGCCTTTCCGAGGTAATTGCTTTCCCGAAGACGCATGATCGGGTCGTGTTGTTGAACATTTCTGAAGGGCAACTCCAAGAACGAAAGCCGCATCGGGAGCCACTGGCCCGTTTGAGTGTCTTCGGCATCGCCTCTCGTTATCCGGGTCGTCGGGCCGATCGCGCGGCCGCAGAAGATTCTATGAAAACGACGAAGATCATTCGTACGATCATGAGGACCCGATTTGGACTGCCGTAAGAGCGAAAGCGGTTTTTCCTCCCTCTTTTTCATCATTAATATCATATATCTTCCCAGATGCTGAACCGTCGGGTGGGACTCTGTGTCGCCTTCTCATTGCTGGTTCCCCCAGAGAAGGTGTTCTGGGTCTACCTTCGTGATCTCAGTCGCTTTTCTCCGTCCAGCCTTACCCATCTGCACTTCCAGATGTCCGAATGAGAGTGCCAAACCTCTAGGGCCCCTTGAACTTTTTTCCGCTTAAGATTATTGTTGCTCGATGGTCTTTTCAGAGGGGAGATAAAGGAGTTATGATGAAAGTGTATCTGAGTCAAAAAGGGATTCGGCGGTGGGGGATCTCGATCCTCGCCTTTTGCTTTATCTCACTACAGCTTCCGGCAAATGCAGCGGCGGGAACGGTTGATGGAATTGTCAAAATCGGCTCGGATCCGGGAGAGGGAGCGGTGGTCTATCTAAAAGCGACCGGCTCAAAACCGGCGCGGGTGCCGCCGAAGCAGGTCACGATTCAACAAGAAGATTTGGAGTTTAAACCCTTTTTCACGGCGGTGCCGGTCGGTTCCACCATCCTCTTTGAGAACAAGGATAACGAGATGCACAATATTCACTCGACGACCCCCGGCAACCGCTTCGACGTCGGCATCCATAATCAAGGGGACACCAAAACGGTTATTTTCGATAAGCCGGGAGCGGTGATGCTTCGGTGCAAGATTCACCCGCAGATGCGGGGGCTGGTTTTCGTTTCACCCTCCCAATATTATGCGGCGGTCGGAAAAGAGGGAAAGTATTCAATCCCAAAGGTGCCGGCCGGCACCTACCAGATCGAGGCGTGGCATCCGCGGCTGACCGGAGAGGAGATCAAGGCGGGGAGCCGGTCGATCACGGTGGGGGCGGAAGCGGTTTCGGTCGATTTCAACTTAACAGGCAAAGCGCCGAAAGAGGCGAATCTGACCGAGGTGCCGGACAAAGATTGGATGGAGGTGTTGAACGAGGTGCGCAGCTCGCTCGATCAGGCGCTCGAAAAATGGAAAGAAGGAAAGAAGACCGGGGCGATGACGAAGGTGATGACGACGCACTCCCGAATTTACGGGGAGTCGGGTCTGCGGAATGCGATCTCCCAGAAATTGGGAAAGGGCCAAGCGGAGGCGCATGACGCCCAATTCAGCGCGCTGGTCCGACAGGTTCAAAGGGACGGCCCGGCCGCCGAGGCAGGAATTCAATCAGAGAAGGAAAAGCTCCTGACGAACCTAAAAGGGGATATTCAGAAGATGAAGTAGGGGCAAAAGCAGGAGGCGGAAATGAGAAGGCAGAAGTCCAGAATAAAATAATAATTCTGAATTCTGGCTTCGGTCTTTTGAATGCTAAGCGGTGGAGGTAGTGATGAGAGTCTTCGTGACGGGTGGATCGGGATATGTTGGAAATGCGGTGGTGGCGGCGCTTTGCCGGGCCGGTCATGCGGTGACGGCGCTGGTAAGGACTCCGGAGAAGGCAAAGCTCGTAGAACGATTCGGCGCCAAGGCGGTGGAGGGGGATATCAAAAAGCCGGGCCCGTTGATTCCGTTGACGGCCGAAGTCGACGCCATCGTCCATACGGCGGCGGAGATGTCTGCCGACGGCGGGAAGATCGACCAGCAGTGGGTCTCGGCGGTGCTCGATCCCCTTTCGCAGTCGAAGGGACGGAGCCGATTTATCTATACCAGCGGGGCTTGGGTGTTGGGAGACACCGGCGGCCGGTTTGTCGATGAGAGCGCCACGACCGATCAGGCGGCGCCGATCGTCGCCTGGCGGCCTGCGGTGGAGCGGATGGTCCTGGAATCGGCCGGACGCGGGGTGACCCCCTGCATCGTCCGCCCCGGGCTGGTCTATGGAGGAG
This DNA window, taken from Candidatus Manganitrophaceae bacterium, encodes the following:
- a CDS encoding NAD-dependent epimerase/dehydratase family protein, which encodes MRVFVTGGSGYVGNAVVAALCRAGHAVTALVRTPEKAKLVERFGAKAVEGDIKKPGPLIPLTAEVDAIVHTAAEMSADGGKIDQQWVSAVLDPLSQSKGRSRFIYTSGAWVLGDTGGRFVDESATTDQAAPIVAWRPAVERMVLESAGRGVTPCIVRPGLVYGGAGGLLAMLMASAEKEKAVRIVGEGRNHWPLVHRDDLADLYVRCVERAPAGQLFNATDGSRLTLRAIAEALSAAAGGYGKVNTTPLEEARKQMGALADALALDQEVSGTRAEQLLGWQPRHRSLVAEADALYRAFKAGG